A window of the Sardina pilchardus chromosome 21, fSarPil1.1, whole genome shotgun sequence genome harbors these coding sequences:
- the LOC134068572 gene encoding uncharacterized protein LOC134068572, with translation MFVNSSIPNIEPARMYSSTSRVTVGQDLDLRCSTYGLAKADQQVFVYLLKNGVGLQRVKTTSHDIPFTIKSATLNHTGNYSCVFSRNDYQPVTVHLVGDMLVFIKVMDFVHPAIIEVDESKVSQGTAVEFRCTSEESPDTDILHVYLCKNHRITDVNIWDSVKKQARFHMARVQVDDSGNYSCVLSQRLLAATELHMCGRNAVLLQVQGENDANRRLHVN, from the exons ATGTTTGTAAACTCCTCTATACCAA ATATAGAACCTGCACGGATGTATAGCTCTACTTCACGTGTTACAGTAGGCCAAGATCTTGACTTGAGGTGCAGCACGTACGGATTAGCGAAAGCAGACCAGCAAGTGTTTGTTTACCTCCTCAAGAATGGAGTCGGCCTACAAAGGGTCAAGACCACAAGCCATGACATCCCTTTCACAATCAAAAGTGCCACACTGAACCATACCGGAAACTACAGCTGTGTGTTCTCAAGGAATGACTATCAACCTGTTACCGTCCATCTAGTGGGAGACATGCTAGTCTTCATCAAAGTGATGG ATTTTGTACACCCCGCGATTATTGAAGTAGATGAATCCAAAGTAAGTCAAGGGACAGCGGTGGAATTCAGGTGTACTTCAGAGGAGAGTCCAGACACAGACATCCTTCATGTGTACCTCTGCAAGAATCACCGCATCACTGATGTGAATATATGGGATTCTGTGAAGAAACAAGCTCGTTTTCATATGGCAAGAGTCCAGGTAGATGACTCAGGCAACTACAGCTGTGTGCTGTCACAGAGATTGCTGGCTGCAACGGAATTGCACATGTGTGGAAGAAATGCAGTACTCCTGCAGGTTCAAGGTGAGAATGACGCAAACAGGAGATTACATGTCAACTGA